Below is a genomic region from Tepidiforma bonchosmolovskayae.
CAGTCCGCCACCATCGGGCGTGAACTCCGCCAGCGCGTCGATGTCGCGCTCGATGCCGGCTCCGGATTTGCCCTTGGCCTGCTCGCCTTCACTGCCGTCGGCCGCGAGGGCCTCGAGACCGCCCTTTTCCTCTTCGGCGGCAGCGGCCGCGCCGATTCCGCCGCAGCGTACTGGTTCGGAGCCTTCGCCGGTCTGGCCATCGCCGCCGCCGCCGGTGCGGCCATCTACCGGGGCTCTGCGGCCATCCCCATCCGGGCCTTCTTCAACGTCAGTGCCGTCGCGCTCATCATCCTCGCCGCGGGCATGGTCCCCAACGCGCTCAAAGAACTCGCTGAGGCCCGCCTGCTCTTCGACCTCGGGCCGCGCCTCTGGGATACCTACACCCTCCTGCCCGACAACCAGGGACCCGGCCGCCTCCTTGCAGCCATCCTCGGCTACGACGCCAGCCCCTTCGCCGGCCAGGTCATCGCCTACATCGCCTACCTCGCGGCTGCCGCGGCCATCTACACAGCTGCCGGCCGACCCGCTCCCAATCTCACGCCCGGTCCAGGAGCTGAACACGCATGAACACCGCCCGTTTCCTCCCGCTTGCTGCCGCCGCCATCCTCATCGCCGCCGCATCCGCCTGCTCCGGCAGCGAAGGCCGACGCATCGACATCGTCGCTGGCGACGGGCCCAATGGCACCATGTACTTTGAACCGAAGACGCTGACCCTCGCACCCGGCGAAAAAGTCACCTTCTACATCAAGAATGAGGGCTCCGGCGACCACGAATTCGAGAGCGACGAGGCCGGCATCGACGAGGTGGTCATCCCGAAGGGCAGGACCCGGAAGGTCACCTGGACCGCGCCCGCCTCCGGCACCTACCCCATCTATTGCGACATCACAGGCCACCGCCAGGCCGGCATGGAGCTCGAAGTCCGCATCGCGTCCGCTCCCTGAATGCCCTCGAGCCGGGAGTGCCGGGTAAACCCCAAAAACCTGCCAATTTCCGGCTGCTGCGTGCACGCCCCTTCCGCTCCGTGGTACGGTGGTTCGGCCGAATCCCGGCCCTGCCGGGAACGGGGGACCCACCACCTGGGGTGCATCCTTCCACAGCGAAGGACGGCGACTTCCGACGCCGAACCCGTCAGCTAACCCCGTAGGCGTTCGGAGGAGCCTCTGCCTCCTCTGCGATCCGGTCCAGGCGGGCCCTCCCGCCCGCCGCCAGCACACAGGAGGTACGCGTCATGCAGTACGCCATTTCCCCGTCCGCCATCCTTCCCCGCACGACCGTCTACCGCGAAACCGAACTCAGCCTTGTCCGCATCCGCGAGGCCGCAACCAGGCTCCGCTCTTGGGCGCTCGTCTCCGGCGAACGCATCGTCGGCCTCCCCTTCGTCCGCGTCCGGTCCGACCTGCTCTGCGAGGTCCATCTCCCCGTCGGCGGACTCGTCCAGCCGCACCCCCAGACCGGCGTCTTCAGCGATGCGGCCGCCCACATGCCCGCCGTCTCGCTCCGCGTCGTCCGCTTCGACGAAATCCGGGCCGTCATCCGTGAGCTCAGCGGCGAGATCGCCGTCGATTGCGGCAGCGCCGGCCCCGTCGAATTCCATCCTTCCACCGCCGAGTTCACCCACGGGACCCTCCTCTGGCCCGTCCACCGGCTCTCGCCGGCGCTCACGCACGCCGTCGCCATCCCGGGCCGCCGCTCCCTCGAGGCCGCGTCATGAGGGGTCCGCGCGGCGCTTGCGCCGCCATGCTCAGCCTCGCCGCCGCAGCCGCCATGGCCCTCGCGGCCTGCGGCGGCGACGGTGATGACCCCACACCCACGCCCGGCAGCGTCGAAACCCCGGCCGCTGCCACGCCCACTGCCGCAACCCCGGGCACGTCGCCCACACCCGCGGCAACCGCCCCGGCAGCCACACCGACACCGGTCGTCCTTACGCCCACCTTCACCTGCGCGAATCCCATCACGCCGCTCGAGGCGCGCCTCAACCGCGGCCAGCAGGTCGAACTCCAGGGCCGCGTCTTCGGCGTCATGGACCGCAACGGCGATGCCGTCCTCGCCGTCGGCGCTCCGCTCGATGCCCTCCTCCGCGTTGAGGTTGTCGTCCCCTCCGGCAGCCGCCAGAACTTCCCGGCCGACCCGCTCCTCGGCTTCGCCGGCCGGGAGGTCTGCGTCCGCGGCACTGTGGAGGAAATCGGCGGCATTCTCACCATCGCCGCCACTGGCCCCGGCGAACTCACCGTCGTCCAGTAACCGAAACGAGCGCCGCAGCCAGCGTCATCCTCTCCGCGCTGCAGCTCCGGCAGCCCGTCGCCGCCTGACCCTCGACCCAGTCACTGGCTGTGTCTAGTCTGGGGTGCGAAGCCCGCCGCTTCGCACCCCGGCTGCTCTTCGGAGGCCCCATTTGGACTGGTGGCGCATTGTCCACGTCCTTTCTCTCATCTGGCTCGGCGCCGGCCTGGGCGCCACCTACCCCCTCATCCTCCGCGCCTGGGCAACCAACGACCTCCGCTACCGCGCGACCCTCCTCATTGAAGCCGCCAACAACGAAACCCGTGTGCTCCTCCCCGGCGCCATGGCCAGCGGCATCACCGGCTTCTTCTGGGCCGTCGCCGCCGAATACAACTTCCTCAAGGATGCCTGGCTCGGCATCCTCACCCTGCTCTACATCTTCTTCTACTTCGTCTGTCTGCCCCTGCTCGGCTTCGGCCTCCGGCGGGCCAGGCTCGCCGCCCTCATCGCCCAGAAGAAGGGCGAAGAAACCGACGAACTCCGCCAGGTCCTCGAAGACCGCGTGCCCATCGTCTTCGGCACCATCCTCGTCCTGAGCGTCCCCCTCCTCGCCTGGCTCGCCGTCTTCAAGCCGTTCTAGCCGCCTCCGGCTCCCCGTCAGAACACCAGCGGCTCCCCGCCCGCCCGGGCCGCACCCGGGTCGCAGGCCGGGCTCCGCTCCACCCACCGCAGCAGGTCGACCGGGTCGAACGGCCCGATCGCGTCTGCCTCGCCCGGTGCGAACAGCACCGGCCGCCGGTTCGCATCGCCCGGCGGCAGCGCCGTCAGCTCCGCCCGGTACACGAGCGCCAGCTCCCAGCCGTCGGCATCGAACGGAAAGCTGAGCACATCGGCAACTTCGAGCGCCGAAATCGCCCCGTCGCACCAGTCATCCGCCAGCGCCGCCGCCGTCTCGTACGGGTTCGCCCCATACTCCATCACCGTCCACGGCAGCCATTTCCCCCGTACCCCCGGCGCCGTCACGTCGAATACCGTCAGCCGGCCCGCAAACACCGGCACGAGGTACACCGCCACGTGCGCGCCGCCCGGTGTAAAACCCGGCTGCGGCCGTCCGAAGTAGGCGTGGCTCATACCGCGATTCTCCGCCCGGTCGGCCCGCCTGTCGAACCCGCGTCCCTCAGGCGAGGATCCCCGCGAACGTCCCCTCGTCGAGCGGCCCGACTGCGGCCAGCACCGCCTTCGCCGGGTCGAGCACGTCGCGCCCCACCTCCAGCAGCTCGTCCAGCGTCACCGCATCGAACCGCGCCACCACCTCGTCGACGGTCAGCACCTTCCCGCGCAGCAGCTCCTGCGACCCCAGCCAGCCCGCCACCGAACGCGTGTCCTCCATCCGCAGCTGGATCCGCCCCTTCGCCATCTCCTTCGCCTTCTGCAGCTCCGCCGGCGGCACCCCCGCGAGCAGCTTCAGCGTCTCCTCCAGCGTCGCTTCCGCCGTCACCCGCGCGTTCTCCGGGTCGCACCCCGCGTAAATCGTCAGCGAACCGGCATCCCGGAACTCGCTCGTATAGCTGTGGATGTCGTACACCAGCGCCCGCTCCTCCCGCAGCTCGAGGAAGAGCCGGCTCGACATCCCCTCGCCAAGGAGCATGTTCAACAGGCTCACCGCAAAGCGCCGGTCGCTGTCCAGCGGCACGCTCGGGAAGGCGAAGCACAGGTGCGCCTGCTCCGTCGCCTTCTCCCGCACCCGTACCCGCGGCGCCCCGTTCCGCGGCATGGCCGGGTACCACGGCCCCGGCTCCGCGGGTGCAACGCCCCCCAGCCACTGCTCGGCCGCCGCGACCACCTCCTCGTGGCGGACATTGCCGGCCACCGCGAGCACCATGTTGCCGGGCACGTACTGCTTCCGGAAGTACCGCACCACCGCCTCCAGCGGCAGCGCCTTCACGCTCTCCGGCGTCCCCCCGATCTCCCGCCCCAGCGGCTGCGCCGGCCAGAGCGTCTCATCGACAAGGATCGCGCTCAGCTCCGCCGGGCTGTCCTCCACCCCCGCCAGCTCCTCGAGGATCACCGCCCGCTCCTTCTCCAGCTCGGCCGGGTCCATCACCGGCTCCGTCACCATGTCCGCGAGGATGTCGATCACCGTCAGCGCAGCCGTATGGGGCACCTTCGCGTAGTACAGCGTCGCCTCCCGGTCCGTCGCCGCATTGTGGACCCCGCCGACCGACTCGATCGCCTCCGAAATCTCCCGCGCCGTCGGCCGCCGCGATGCCCCCTTGAACAGCATGTGCTCGAGGAAATGGGAAAGCCCCGCCTCCTCGTCGCGCTCATACCGGCTGCCCGCGCCAACGTATACGCTCACCGTCGCCGAGCGCGTGTGCGGCAGCTCCGCCGTCACCACGCGCAGGCCGTTCTCGAGAACCGTTCGCTGATGCATCGACACTCCCGTGCCCGCCCGGGCACCAGCCCCGATCCTACGCGCCGCCTCCGCTTGCCGCGAACCGCCCGCGAAACCTGTTCGTAACACCGGCGCAATTCGCACGAAACCGCCGCGGCCTACCCTGCATCCGACACACAGGGCGCTCCCGGAGCCAGCCCGCCGCCGAAACACAAGCTTCATACGGCAGCCCCTGCGCTGCGCGTGGCCGTAATCGGCGCCCGGGCGACAATCGGGAGGCCCGCCCACCACCACCCAGAGGAGTGCGATGACCCCCGAAGAGATCAAAGCCTACTGCGAGCAGAACGGCGTCCGCTTCGTCGACGTCAAATTCGTCGACCTGTTCGGCCAGTGGCAGCACATCACCCGCCCCATCCGCGAGCTGAACGACTGGACCGACTACAACCGCTCACCCTGGCGGAACGGCTACGGCTTCGACGGCTCCTCCATCCGCGGCTTCCAGAAGATCGAGGAGTCCGACATGCTCCTCATCCCCGATCCGGAAACCGCCTTCATCGACCCCTTCA
It encodes:
- a CDS encoding DUF2269 family protein, which codes for MDWWRIVHVLSLIWLGAGLGATYPLILRAWATNDLRYRATLLIEAANNETRVLLPGAMASGITGFFWAVAAEYNFLKDAWLGILTLLYIFFYFVCLPLLGFGLRRARLAALIAQKKGEETDELRQVLEDRVPIVFGTILVLSVPLLAWLAVFKPF
- a CDS encoding M16 family metallopeptidase, producing MHQRTVLENGLRVVTAELPHTRSATVSVYVGAGSRYERDEEAGLSHFLEHMLFKGASRRPTAREISEAIESVGGVHNAATDREATLYYAKVPHTAALTVIDILADMVTEPVMDPAELEKERAVILEELAGVEDSPAELSAILVDETLWPAQPLGREIGGTPESVKALPLEAVVRYFRKQYVPGNMVLAVAGNVRHEEVVAAAEQWLGGVAPAEPGPWYPAMPRNGAPRVRVREKATEQAHLCFAFPSVPLDSDRRFAVSLLNMLLGEGMSSRLFLELREERALVYDIHSYTSEFRDAGSLTIYAGCDPENARVTAEATLEETLKLLAGVPPAELQKAKEMAKGRIQLRMEDTRSVAGWLGSQELLRGKVLTVDEVVARFDAVTLDELLEVGRDVLDPAKAVLAAVGPLDEGTFAGILA
- a CDS encoding FTR1 family iron permease, producing the protein MLYSLLITFREGLEAALILGIVLSYLRRARPGASARPVWLGAGAAAGLSLGAAILLELLAVELPGRWQEAIEGFAMLLAVTVLTWMLAWMRRQSATIGRELRQRVDVALDAGSGFALGLLAFTAVGREGLETALFLFGGSGRADSAAAYWFGAFAGLAIAAAAGAAIYRGSAAIPIRAFFNVSAVALIILAAGMVPNALKELAEARLLFDLGPRLWDTYTLLPDNQGPGRLLAAILGYDASPFAGQVIAYIAYLAAAAAIYTAAGRPAPNLTPGPGAEHA
- a CDS encoding cupredoxin domain-containing protein; this encodes MNTARFLPLAAAAILIAAASACSGSEGRRIDIVAGDGPNGTMYFEPKTLTLAPGEKVTFYIKNEGSGDHEFESDEAGIDEVVIPKGRTRKVTWTAPASGTYPIYCDITGHRQAGMELEVRIASAP